From one Salinibacterium hongtaonis genomic stretch:
- a CDS encoding YceI family protein — translation MTTSTSLHPQYIVGTWAIDPTHSTIAFSVKHLMISKVRGTFDTFSGTITTAENPAESTIEASIDVASVNTNQADRDNHLRTGDFFKTDEFPTAEFRSTSITFDGDDFTAIGDLTLRGVTKPITLTGEFGGITTDAYGQTKAAASATTKINRHDFGVSWNAALEAGGVTLGDDITLTLDLQVALAK, via the coding sequence ATGACTACATCAACATCTCTGCACCCCCAGTACATCGTCGGCACGTGGGCAATCGACCCCACCCACTCGACCATCGCCTTCAGCGTCAAGCACCTGATGATCAGCAAGGTCCGTGGCACGTTCGACACATTCTCTGGCACGATCACCACCGCCGAGAACCCGGCAGAGAGCACCATTGAGGCCTCGATCGACGTCGCGTCGGTCAACACCAACCAGGCCGACCGCGACAACCACCTGCGCACGGGTGACTTTTTCAAGACCGACGAGTTCCCCACCGCTGAGTTCCGCTCCACGAGCATCACGTTCGATGGCGACGACTTCACGGCAATCGGCGACCTGACCCTTCGCGGCGTCACCAAGCCCATCACCCTCACGGGCGAGTTCGGCGGAATCACGACCGACGCATACGGCCAGACCAAGGCGGCGGCCAGCGCCACCACCAAGATCAACCGCCACGACTTCGGTGTCTCCTGGAACGCCGCGCTTGAGGCCGGCGGAGTGACCCTCGGAGACGACATCACTCTCACGCTTGACCTGCAGGTTGCACTCGCGAAGTAA
- a CDS encoding cation diffusion facilitator family transporter: MTHHNHDHSHGAGITDRRRLVIAIVIVAVFLVVEAIGAWLSGSLSLLADAGHMFSDLTGLVIALIATVIAARPPNARRTFGHRRVEVFAAFLNAVILTAVVVYVLVEAVSRFVEPHPSEVQGVPMLIVAAIGALANAAALLVLRGGARSTINMRAAYLEVFGDLVGSAVVVISAIVILATGFELADAIASLVIAALILPRVFSLLRDVVAVLSQGVPRGTDVALIREHVLSKPGVVDVHDVHVWSVTPGQNVFSAHVVVEDSVFSSGEQASALLGALNECLADHFDVEHSTFQLEPQAHANQEPQQHP, from the coding sequence ATGACGCACCACAATCACGACCACAGTCACGGCGCCGGAATAACCGATCGCCGACGGTTGGTCATTGCCATCGTCATCGTTGCGGTCTTTCTTGTCGTCGAAGCGATCGGAGCATGGCTCTCAGGGTCGCTCTCGCTGCTGGCAGATGCCGGCCATATGTTCTCAGACCTGACCGGACTGGTCATCGCCCTCATCGCCACGGTCATCGCCGCCCGTCCACCGAATGCCCGCCGTACATTTGGTCACCGCCGCGTCGAGGTCTTCGCCGCGTTCCTCAACGCCGTTATCCTCACCGCTGTGGTCGTCTACGTTCTCGTCGAGGCGGTATCGCGGTTCGTTGAGCCGCACCCGTCGGAAGTGCAGGGCGTTCCCATGCTGATCGTGGCCGCGATTGGTGCGCTCGCGAACGCTGCCGCGCTGCTCGTGCTGCGCGGGGGAGCACGGTCGACCATCAACATGCGGGCCGCCTACCTTGAGGTCTTCGGCGACCTGGTGGGGTCTGCCGTCGTCGTCATCTCGGCGATCGTCATCCTTGCGACGGGCTTCGAACTCGCCGATGCAATCGCCTCGCTCGTAATTGCCGCGCTAATCCTGCCTCGTGTCTTCTCGCTTCTGCGCGACGTTGTTGCCGTTTTGAGTCAAGGCGTGCCTCGGGGCACAGACGTTGCTCTCATTCGCGAGCATGTGCTCTCCAAGCCCGGCGTTGTTGACGTGCATGATGTGCACGTGTGGTCCGTCACGCCCGGGCAGAACGTCTTTTCTGCTCACGTGGTGGTCGAAGACTCTGTCTTCTCGTCGGGGGAGCAAGCCTCAGCGTTGCTCGGCGCTCTCAACGAGTGCCTTGCCGACCACTTCGACGTGGAGCACTCGACGTTTCAGCTTGAACCGCAGGCACATGCCAATCAGGAGCCGCAGCAGCATCCATAG
- a CDS encoding Ku protein, with protein sequence MRAIWKGAIAFGLVNVPVKVYAATEDHDIPLHQVHAADGGRIRYQRRCEICGEVVDYADIDKAFDDGEQTVVLNDEDFAALPVEKSREIDVVEFVPTEQIDPIMFERTYFLEPDSSSTKAYALLRRTLEQTERTAIVQFALRQKSRLGALRVRGDVLILQSLLWDDEVRTATFPSLDKPVRISPKELEMSAALVESFESDFDPSKFTDEYQAQLRELIDAKLKEGDAFDSEATFGKRGEGEGGEVIDLMEALRRSVERSRSGGAGGAKSGSKAGPKNSAKNGGKGSAKGSAKGSAKGSAKGSAPKKEKKVARSS encoded by the coding sequence ATGAGAGCCATTTGGAAGGGTGCGATCGCCTTCGGGCTCGTTAACGTGCCCGTCAAGGTATATGCGGCAACCGAAGACCACGACATCCCGTTGCACCAGGTGCACGCGGCCGATGGCGGGCGGATTCGGTATCAGCGCCGGTGCGAGATCTGTGGCGAGGTCGTGGACTATGCCGATATCGATAAGGCGTTCGACGACGGCGAGCAGACGGTCGTGCTGAACGACGAGGACTTTGCCGCGCTTCCCGTGGAGAAAAGCAGGGAGATTGACGTCGTCGAGTTTGTGCCGACCGAACAGATTGACCCGATCATGTTTGAGCGCACCTATTTTCTTGAGCCGGATTCGTCGTCAACCAAGGCGTATGCCCTGCTTCGCCGCACCCTGGAGCAAACTGAGCGCACCGCGATCGTGCAGTTCGCGCTTCGGCAAAAGAGCAGGCTCGGGGCTCTGCGAGTGCGCGGCGATGTGCTCATCCTCCAGTCGCTGCTGTGGGACGACGAAGTTCGCACGGCGACGTTCCCATCCCTGGATAAGCCTGTTCGAATCTCGCCCAAGGAGCTCGAAATGTCGGCTGCGTTGGTGGAGTCATTCGAGTCCGATTTTGACCCGTCCAAGTTCACTGACGAGTATCAGGCCCAGCTCCGCGAGCTGATCGACGCCAAGCTCAAGGAGGGTGACGCGTTCGATTCGGAGGCCACCTTCGGCAAGCGGGGCGAGGGAGAAGGCGGGGAGGTCATCGACCTCATGGAGGCGCTCCGCCGAAGCGTTGAACGCAGCAGATCCGGCGGGGCAGGTGGAGCAAAGAGCGGCTCCAAAGCTGGCCCCAAGAACAGTGCCAAGAACGGCGGAAAGGGCAGCGCCAAGGGCAGCGCAAAGGGGTCCGCAAAGGGGTCCGCAAAGGGGTCTGCGCCGAAGAAGGAAAAGAAGGTGGCTCGATCGTCCTAG
- a CDS encoding DUF6518 family protein, with protein MTDRRDPAPPDAAANRSFLVTDKPHTPAGTLAIALCGGALLGAVAWALAAALPFPWHTLATTSALWGLVAAGFVILQRASGTLAVVTGALALLGMTGTYALLTQAPLRSAVIYLVVGAMAGALFGLAASVLSSTRWQDQTFAAGVLGGIVGGEGLYGIAVIDSAGPQWWTELALGLIIAALIGRGRRRMLSVATAAMVAALLLSAYSAYDSLMVG; from the coding sequence ATGACCGACCGCCGCGACCCTGCCCCGCCTGACGCCGCAGCGAATCGCAGCTTCCTCGTCACCGACAAGCCGCACACCCCGGCTGGCACGCTCGCCATCGCTCTTTGTGGTGGCGCGCTGCTGGGCGCGGTCGCGTGGGCGCTCGCTGCAGCGCTGCCCTTCCCCTGGCACACTCTCGCCACGACGAGTGCCCTGTGGGGTCTCGTCGCGGCAGGCTTCGTGATTCTTCAACGCGCCTCTGGCACGCTCGCCGTCGTGACGGGGGCGCTCGCTCTTCTTGGCATGACCGGCACGTATGCGCTGCTAACCCAGGCGCCGCTGCGGTCGGCGGTGATCTATCTGGTCGTCGGCGCGATGGCCGGTGCCCTCTTTGGGCTCGCGGCATCGGTGCTTTCGTCGACACGGTGGCAAGATCAGACGTTTGCTGCGGGGGTGTTGGGCGGCATCGTGGGCGGCGAGGGCCTCTATGGCATTGCCGTCATTGATTCTGCGGGCCCCCAGTGGTGGACCGAACTCGCTCTTGGCCTGATCATCGCGGCCCTTATCGGTCGCGGGCGGCGGCGGATGCTGTCGGTCGCGACCGCGGCAATGGTGGCAGCCCTGCTCCTCAGCGCCTATAGCGCCTACGACTCACTAATGGTGGGTTAG